A stretch of Paenibacillus mucilaginosus 3016 DNA encodes these proteins:
- the spoVB gene encoding stage V sporulation protein B, giving the protein MPKPSQAFMRGTLFLSAAALINRILGLISGMFVARVLGAEGIGLLMMAHPLVPLVITITELGLPVAISKLVAEADARGDRTKVRRTLHVSLFVTGFLSVALTTLTLLGSEWIASILLSDQRAYYAMLAITPIAPIVAVSAVLKGYFRGKQRMQTIAASDVLENTVQIACVLALVHVLLPYGVAYAAAGAMAASVVSEISSLMFLLASYKLRGEIKLPGETWAAHLRKGRSTLTELLRIGLPTTGNGLIHSLYHAFQPLLITTSLAAAGISTAAATKQFGMIAGYAFPLLFMPSFITQSLSTALIPAISEAAANKNSLLMHERMELALRLGFLIGAPATVILYVWSTPLTTLIYNAPEAGQLLQILAPMFFLHYFDAPLHAILLGLGRANATLWNYVITTAFKIAAIYVLGSEFGIVGIAVALGLSIVLMTMLNFYSISGSIGLYWDIRPYARGTFSMIIMVLCGQWAIRYLDSLALPMLWNTIGSVCFSLLVYIAVLSFTKAWSQKSKRIYS; this is encoded by the coding sequence ATGCCGAAACCGTCGCAAGCCTTCATGAGGGGTACGTTATTCTTGTCCGCCGCCGCGCTGATCAACCGCATCCTGGGTTTAATCAGCGGGATGTTCGTAGCCAGGGTGCTGGGTGCCGAGGGGATCGGCCTGTTGATGATGGCCCACCCCCTGGTTCCGCTGGTTATCACGATTACGGAGCTCGGCCTGCCTGTCGCCATCTCCAAGCTGGTTGCAGAGGCCGATGCCCGCGGGGATCGGACCAAGGTGAGACGGACCCTGCACGTCTCCTTGTTCGTTACCGGCTTCCTGAGTGTCGCGCTGACGACTCTCACCCTGCTCGGCTCGGAATGGATTGCCTCCATACTTCTCAGCGATCAGCGGGCTTATTACGCCATGCTCGCGATCACACCGATTGCGCCGATCGTTGCCGTCTCCGCGGTGCTCAAGGGTTACTTCCGCGGGAAGCAGCGAATGCAGACCATCGCCGCCTCCGACGTATTGGAGAACACCGTCCAGATCGCGTGTGTGCTGGCTTTGGTACACGTCCTGCTCCCCTACGGCGTTGCCTATGCCGCTGCCGGCGCTATGGCCGCCTCCGTGGTCAGCGAGATCAGCAGTCTGATGTTTCTGCTGGCAAGCTACAAGCTGCGCGGGGAAATCAAGCTGCCGGGAGAGACATGGGCCGCCCACCTTCGGAAGGGCCGATCGACCCTCACCGAGCTCCTTCGAATCGGCTTGCCGACTACCGGCAATGGATTGATTCACTCGCTCTACCACGCTTTCCAACCGCTGCTCATCACGACCAGCCTGGCCGCTGCCGGCATTAGCACGGCAGCAGCCACCAAACAGTTCGGAATGATTGCCGGATATGCTTTCCCGCTGCTCTTCATGCCCAGCTTTATCACACAGTCTCTCTCCACCGCTCTGATCCCGGCCATCAGCGAAGCGGCCGCCAACAAGAACAGCCTGTTAATGCACGAAAGAATGGAGCTGGCGTTGCGGCTGGGCTTTTTGATCGGGGCACCGGCCACCGTGATCCTGTACGTTTGGTCCACGCCGCTGACTACCCTCATTTATAACGCACCGGAAGCCGGCCAACTGTTGCAAATCCTGGCACCGATGTTTTTCCTGCATTACTTTGATGCGCCGCTTCATGCCATACTGCTGGGGCTTGGCCGTGCGAATGCCACCCTATGGAATTACGTCATTACCACAGCATTCAAAATTGCTGCCATCTATGTGCTGGGCAGCGAGTTCGGCATTGTCGGTATCGCTGTTGCGCTGGGCCTCAGCATTGTGCTCATGACGATGCTCAACTTCTACTCGATCTCCGGCAGCATCGGGCTCTACTGGGATATCCGCCCCTATGCAAGGGGCACATTTTCCATGATCATCATGGTGCTATGCGGGCAGTGGGCGATCCGTTATCTGGACAGCCTGGCCCTTCCCATGCTGTGGAACACGATCGGTTCCGTCTGCTTCTCGCTGCTCGTTTATATCGCCGTTCTGTCTTTTACAAAGGCCTGGAGTCAGAAGAGCAAACGGATTTATTCATAA
- the loaP gene encoding antiterminator LoaP, whose product MSWYALFVKTGYESNTKKWLDARYDRALLHCVIPRRKVPEKRGGKEYHVVKTLFPGYVFVQTKMNVHLYYQFKENPFIYRTLNYQNGRDKAFAYEEAWKLDSSAKLCDESELFKEIPVDEMTLVLKLIEQDDIIECSKISFQESGFTVQAGPLKGMESYIKKIDKHKKRAKVLMSLMGTAQLVDLGIEFSSVIPSGHQGEMR is encoded by the coding sequence ATGTCATGGTATGCGCTATTTGTAAAAACCGGCTATGAATCCAATACTAAAAAGTGGTTGGATGCTAGATACGATCGTGCTTTGTTACACTGCGTAATACCTAGAAGAAAGGTTCCGGAGAAAAGAGGAGGGAAAGAATATCATGTTGTGAAAACGCTCTTCCCCGGCTATGTTTTTGTCCAGACCAAAATGAATGTTCATCTGTACTATCAATTTAAAGAAAATCCGTTCATCTACCGGACCCTGAATTATCAAAACGGGAGAGATAAAGCCTTCGCCTATGAAGAAGCATGGAAATTGGATTCCTCCGCAAAGCTATGCGATGAGAGCGAATTATTCAAGGAAATACCGGTGGATGAAATGACCCTGGTTCTTAAACTTATAGAACAGGATGACATCATTGAATGCTCGAAAATCAGTTTTCAGGAATCCGGCTTTACCGTTCAGGCCGGCCCCTTGAAGGGGATGGAATCTTATATAAAAAAAATCGATAAACATAAGAAGAGGGCCAAGGTGTTGATGTCCCTAATGGGTACGGCACAACTGGTGGATCTCGGAATTGAGTTTAGTTCGGTCATCCCAAGCGGTCATCAGGGGGAGATGCGGTAA
- a CDS encoding 4'-phosphopantetheinyl transferase family protein: protein MTREISERFQAVKGESHGGALYLFQCTAEELRFLSLPYLHPAELAFWDSLKYEGRRNTYLAGRYAAKRALLFSLEDCPEAERANRILIDRGVLGQPVVQGAGSMQVSITHSGTIAAALAFPEARPMGIDVELIREDRLRLLDEQMTPGETCMLREFAHPYLSMLTLCWTAKEALSKVIRTGITTPLHIFELQGIEVRDGLYFSRYRNFYQYETVSFLCAPLVCSITYPKGTAIHASSIKRKIIDSITFNLDHI, encoded by the coding sequence ATGACGCGTGAAATATCAGAACGATTTCAGGCTGTGAAGGGAGAAAGCCATGGTGGTGCCCTGTATCTTTTTCAATGTACTGCCGAAGAATTGAGATTCCTGTCTCTCCCCTATCTGCATCCGGCCGAACTTGCATTCTGGGACTCGCTGAAGTATGAAGGCCGAAGGAACACTTACCTGGCAGGGCGGTATGCGGCCAAACGGGCCCTCTTGTTCAGCCTGGAAGACTGTCCTGAAGCGGAGAGAGCAAACCGCATCCTGATTGATCGCGGTGTATTGGGTCAACCGGTCGTTCAGGGGGCAGGCAGCATGCAAGTAAGTATAACTCACAGTGGAACTATAGCCGCCGCCCTTGCTTTTCCCGAGGCCCGGCCGATGGGGATCGACGTTGAACTGATTCGAGAGGATCGACTGCGGCTTCTTGATGAACAGATGACGCCAGGGGAAACCTGCATGCTCAGGGAGTTTGCGCATCCATACCTCAGTATGTTAACGCTATGCTGGACGGCCAAGGAGGCATTGTCCAAAGTGATCCGCACGGGCATTACGACCCCGCTTCACATCTTTGAACTGCAGGGGATCGAAGTCAGAGACGGATTGTACTTCAGCCGATACCGGAACTTCTACCAGTATGAAACCGTTTCCTTTCTATGCGCCCCCTTGGTTTGCTCGATTACCTATCCGAAAGGCACGGCCATTCACGCGTCTTCCATCAAGAGAAAAATCATCGACTCGATCACATTTAATCTCGATCACATTTAA
- the fabD gene encoding ACP S-malonyltransferase, translating into MMTYVFPGQGAQRKGMGGELFDEFAELTSQADEILGYSIKTLCLEDPQSHLNQTQYTQPALYTVNALTYYHKIVESGRTPNYTAGHSLGEYNALLAAGVFDFRTGLLLVQKRGELMSRAEGGAMAAIIGLSERQLMEALSENRLDRIDIANLNSPAQIVISGPKAEIDRARHLFDGMKEVKSVVPLRTSGAFHSRYMKEAAEEFGDFLHAFDFEEPVLPVIANTTARPYRYEEIRKNLRDQITGSVKWSESIRYLLGRGEMEFEEIGGGRILTGLIQQIRTEAGPLVTEEERVGMKPADAGGTASYASAGVITVPAAPVVSRAPLIERLAVDEPSPAGLGTQTPAWIRIKPANLGSPEFRRDYGLTYAYISGAMYKGIASKEMVVRMGKAGMMGFFGAGGLKMQQIEEAIRFIQGELLPGQAYGMNLVHEPAEPHIEESMVDLFLRTGVKVVEAAAFMTITPALVKYRAKGLKRDENGKVTSTNKIIAKLSRPEVAEAFLSPAPERITAKLLEEGKITREEASLLAEIAVADDLCAEADSGGHTDGAVAYALMPAILKLRDEMMEKHRYAKKVRVGAAGGIGTPDAALAAFSLGADFIVTGSINQCTVEANTSPEVKDLLEQMNVQDTEYAPAGDMFEMGAKVQVLKKGLFFPARANKLYDLYRQYNAVEDIDEKTKIQLQDKYFKRSLQQVYDEVRSYHPPHIIEKAERNPKIKMALIFKWYFAYSTRLALSGNPENKVDYQIQCGPALGAFNQWVKGTELESWRNRHVDEIALRLMNETAELLNRRYQSFVQAAANE; encoded by the coding sequence ATGATGACTTACGTATTTCCGGGACAGGGAGCCCAGCGAAAGGGAATGGGCGGGGAGCTGTTCGATGAGTTTGCCGAATTGACCTCTCAGGCGGATGAGATCCTGGGATATTCGATTAAAACGTTATGTCTTGAGGACCCGCAGTCCCACTTGAATCAGACGCAATATACGCAGCCTGCTTTATATACGGTGAATGCGCTGACTTATTACCATAAAATCGTAGAATCGGGCCGTACGCCGAATTATACGGCAGGGCACAGCCTGGGAGAGTACAATGCCCTGTTAGCTGCAGGCGTATTTGATTTTCGGACCGGGCTGCTCCTTGTGCAAAAGAGGGGGGAACTCATGAGCCGGGCGGAAGGCGGCGCCATGGCAGCCATTATCGGGCTGAGCGAGCGGCAGCTGATGGAGGCCCTCTCCGAGAACCGCCTGGATCGGATTGATATCGCCAACCTGAATAGTCCTGCCCAGATTGTGATCTCGGGACCTAAAGCGGAGATCGACCGTGCCAGACATCTGTTCGACGGGATGAAGGAAGTCAAATCCGTGGTGCCGCTGCGGACCAGCGGGGCCTTTCATTCCAGGTATATGAAAGAGGCGGCAGAGGAATTTGGGGACTTCCTTCATGCGTTCGACTTCGAAGAGCCGGTGCTCCCCGTCATTGCCAATACTACCGCCAGACCCTACCGGTATGAAGAGATCAGGAAAAACCTGAGGGACCAGATCACGGGCTCCGTCAAATGGAGCGAGAGCATCCGCTATCTGTTAGGCCGGGGGGAGATGGAATTCGAGGAGATCGGCGGAGGCCGGATCCTGACGGGATTGATCCAGCAAATCCGAACGGAAGCGGGGCCGTTGGTCACGGAGGAGGAGAGGGTCGGTATGAAGCCCGCCGATGCGGGGGGCACGGCCTCTTATGCATCCGCCGGTGTCATAACGGTGCCTGCCGCGCCTGTGGTATCAAGGGCTCCGTTGATCGAGAGATTGGCCGTGGACGAACCCTCCCCAGCCGGGCTTGGAACACAGACTCCGGCATGGATAAGAATAAAACCGGCCAACCTGGGGAGCCCGGAGTTCCGGAGGGACTACGGCCTGACCTATGCCTACATTTCCGGTGCAATGTACAAGGGCATTGCCTCGAAGGAGATGGTCGTGCGCATGGGGAAAGCTGGAATGATGGGCTTCTTTGGTGCGGGTGGTCTGAAGATGCAGCAAATTGAAGAAGCGATCCGCTTTATCCAGGGAGAACTCCTGCCCGGTCAAGCGTACGGCATGAATCTGGTGCATGAGCCTGCAGAGCCGCATATCGAAGAAAGCATGGTGGATCTGTTTTTGCGTACGGGGGTAAAGGTCGTTGAGGCGGCGGCATTCATGACGATCACGCCCGCCTTGGTGAAGTACCGGGCCAAGGGACTTAAACGGGATGAGAACGGGAAAGTGACTTCGACGAATAAAATTATCGCCAAACTGTCACGTCCCGAGGTAGCGGAAGCGTTCCTTTCCCCTGCGCCTGAACGGATCACAGCCAAGCTGTTGGAAGAGGGCAAGATCACACGGGAGGAAGCCTCCTTATTGGCGGAGATTGCCGTTGCGGACGACCTGTGCGCGGAGGCGGATTCGGGAGGGCACACCGATGGAGCGGTAGCCTATGCCCTGATGCCCGCTATCTTGAAGCTGCGCGATGAAATGATGGAAAAGCACCGGTACGCCAAGAAGGTCAGGGTAGGGGCTGCGGGGGGGATCGGTACCCCGGATGCCGCGTTGGCGGCATTCAGTCTCGGTGCCGATTTTATCGTTACCGGATCGATCAATCAGTGTACGGTGGAGGCCAATACGAGCCCGGAGGTCAAGGACCTTCTGGAGCAGATGAATGTACAGGATACGGAATATGCGCCGGCCGGGGATATGTTCGAGATGGGAGCGAAGGTCCAGGTGCTCAAGAAAGGGCTGTTCTTTCCGGCCAGGGCCAACAAGCTGTACGACCTTTACAGGCAGTATAACGCTGTGGAAGACATCGATGAGAAAACGAAGATTCAGCTTCAGGACAAATATTTTAAACGCAGCCTGCAGCAAGTCTATGATGAGGTCCGTTCGTATCACCCGCCGCATATCATCGAGAAGGCCGAACGAAATCCGAAAATCAAGATGGCCCTGATCTTCAAGTGGTATTTTGCTTACAGTACGCGGCTGGCCTTGAGCGGTAACCCGGAGAACAAGGTGGATTATCAGATCCAGTGCGGTCCGGCCTTGGGGGCATTCAATCAATGGGTAAAGGGGACGGAGCTGGAATCCTGGCGGAACCGGCATGTGGACGAGATTGCGCTCCGGTTGATGAATGAAACGGCAGAGCTGCTGAACCGCAGATACCAAAGCTTTGTACAGGCTGCGGCCAACGAGTAG